Proteins encoded in a region of the Cetobacterium ceti genome:
- a CDS encoding methionine ABC transporter permease: protein MVFNMLLQGTLETIYMVFFSGIVSLIIGFPCGILGAITSKGHIFENKTIYRILNGIINVTRSFPYIILMILLLPLSRLIIGTTIGSTATIIPLSISAAPFVARVVENCVLEVDRGVIEASESLGASNFTIIRKVIIPEALPSLVQGITLLLINLIGLSAMAGAIGGGGLGDLAIRFGYNRFKVDIMIYSVLVIILLVQGIQLTGNLISNRLKKNGR, encoded by the coding sequence ATGGTATTTAATATGTTATTACAAGGAACATTAGAAACAATATATATGGTATTTTTTTCTGGAATAGTTTCTTTGATTATTGGATTTCCATGTGGAATTTTAGGAGCTATAACATCAAAGGGACATATATTTGAAAATAAAACAATATATAGAATTTTAAATGGAATAATAAATGTTACAAGATCTTTTCCATATATAATTTTGATGATTTTATTACTTCCCTTATCAAGATTGATAATAGGAACAACTATAGGAAGTACAGCTACAATAATACCACTTTCAATATCAGCAGCACCATTTGTGGCAAGGGTTGTGGAAAATTGCGTTTTAGAAGTGGATAGAGGAGTTATAGAAGCTAGTGAAAGTTTAGGAGCTAGTAATTTTACAATAATAAGAAAGGTTATAATTCCAGAAGCATTACCATCTTTAGTTCAAGGAATAACACTTTTACTAATCAATCTAATAGGTTTATCTGCCATGGCAGGAGCCATTGGTGGAGGAGGATTAGGAGATTTAGCAATAAGATTTGGATATAATAGATTTAAGGTAGATATTATGATTTATTCAGTTTTAGTTATTATTCTTTTAGTTCAAGGGATTCAATTAACAGGCAATTTAATATCAAATAGATTGAAGAAAAATGGGAGGTAA
- a CDS encoding MetQ/NlpA family ABC transporter substrate-binding protein, translating to MKKIILILGLLGSVVTFGAKLKVGASPVPHGELLQLVKEDLKNENVDLEIVELTDYVTPNLLLDSGELDGNFFQHKPYLETFSKEKNLKLESAGNIHIEPLGVYSKRIDKIENLKKGGVVAIPNDPTNGGRALILLHNNGIIKLKNPQDLLATEFDIIENKNNLKFKSLDAAQIPRVLEDADLVVVNGNYAIEAGLNPLKEALIIEGKESPYANLIAVRKGDVNREDIQKLVKALQSEKVKSFIEKTYKGGVVPAF from the coding sequence ATGAAGAAAATTATTTTAATTTTAGGATTATTAGGTTCAGTTGTAACCTTTGGAGCAAAATTAAAAGTAGGAGCATCTCCAGTTCCCCATGGGGAACTTTTACAACTTGTGAAGGAAGATTTAAAAAATGAAAATGTAGATTTAGAAATAGTAGAATTAACAGATTATGTAACTCCAAATTTACTTTTAGATTCTGGGGAGTTAGATGGAAATTTCTTTCAACATAAACCATATTTAGAAACATTTAGTAAGGAAAAAAATCTTAAATTAGAATCTGCTGGAAATATTCATATAGAACCCCTAGGAGTTTATTCAAAGAGAATAGATAAAATAGAGAATTTGAAAAAAGGTGGAGTAGTTGCAATACCTAATGATCCTACAAATGGAGGAAGAGCTTTAATTCTTTTACATAATAATGGAATTATAAAATTAAAAAATCCTCAAGATTTATTGGCTACAGAATTTGATATTATTGAAAATAAAAATAATTTAAAATTTAAATCTTTAGATGCGGCTCAAATACCAAGAGTATTAGAAGATGCAGATTTAGTTGTTGTAAATGGAAATTATGCCATAGAAGCAGGACTTAATCCCTTAAAAGAAGCTTTAATAATTGAGGGAAAAGAATCTCCTTACGCTAATTTAATAGCTGTAAGAAAAGGAGATGTAAATAGAGAAGATATTCAAAAATTAGTAAAGGCTTTACAAAGTGAAAAGGTAAAGAGTTTTATTGAAAAAACATATAAAGGTGGAGTAGTTCCAGCTTTTTAA
- the rbr gene encoding rubrerythrin: protein MNNKSIKGTQTEKNLLASFAGEAQARNRYTLWAEKAREEGYQQIAGIFMETAENEFYHAQRFFSFLEGGEVEITAAYPAGVIGDTLHNLKEAAAGEHEEGFDLYPSFAQTAKEEGFPQIAAVFNVIAQVEKHHEARYKKLAENIEKELVFKKEQPTQWKCRICGYVHEGTEAPKVCPSCLQKQEQFEVLCENY, encoded by the coding sequence ATGAATAATAAATCAATTAAAGGAACACAAACAGAAAAAAATCTTCTAGCTTCATTTGCAGGAGAAGCACAAGCTAGAAATCGTTATACATTATGGGCTGAAAAAGCTAGAGAAGAAGGATATCAACAAATAGCAGGAATTTTTATGGAAACTGCTGAAAATGAATTTTATCATGCTCAAAGATTTTTCTCTTTCTTAGAAGGTGGAGAAGTTGAAATTACAGCTGCATACCCTGCTGGAGTTATAGGTGATACTTTACACAACTTAAAAGAAGCTGCTGCTGGAGAACATGAAGAAGGATTTGATTTATATCCATCATTTGCTCAAACTGCTAAAGAAGAAGGATTCCCTCAAATAGCTGCAGTATTTAATGTAATTGCTCAAGTTGAAAAACACCACGAAGCTAGATATAAAAAATTAGCTGAAAATATTGAAAAAGAATTAGTATTTAAAAAAGAACAACCAACTCAATGGAAATGTAGAATTTGTGGATATGTTCACGAAGGAACAGAAGCTCCTAAAGTTTGTCCATCTTGTTTACAAAAACAAGAACAATTTGAAGTTCTTTGTGAAAACTATTAA
- a CDS encoding dicarboxylate/amino acid:cation symporter, translating into MKLRKDIFDSYKFPLVLILSIILGSFLGITMKDKAKIFKPLGDIFINGMFTLVVPLVFTTISSSISSMGNMKRLKSILFSLFSVFIGTGLIASIIIICVVKIFPPGSGAKLIFNTTATIKPFDAGSQIVSALTVTDFYHLLEKKNMLPLILFSIFFGFAINLIGEKGEIITKGLNALSEAFLKMIGIFMFYAPIGLGAYFANLVGVFGKDLLGAYGKAMGIYYPLCFLYFIILFPIYGYIAGGKKGVFSLKNLLAPALTSLATQSSMATLPVNLKAAENIGVPEDIRNIVLPIGASAHMDGTCLSSILKISFLFGIFNIPFEGTTTYLTAILLSIMGGVVMSGIPGGGLIGEMLIVNIYGFPPEAFPIIATIGYLVDPPATMINATGDTVAAMLVARIVEGKNWCQYKKEKNANKKKNFIISSVE; encoded by the coding sequence ATGAAATTAAGAAAGGATATTTTTGACTCTTATAAATTTCCACTTGTACTTATATTATCAATTATTTTAGGTAGTTTTCTTGGAATAACTATGAAAGATAAAGCTAAAATTTTTAAACCCCTTGGAGATATTTTTATAAATGGAATGTTTACCCTTGTGGTACCCTTAGTTTTCACAACTATCTCATCTTCAATTTCATCCATGGGAAATATGAAAAGATTAAAATCTATTTTATTTAGTTTGTTTTCTGTTTTTATTGGAACAGGACTTATTGCTTCTATTATTATAATTTGCGTTGTTAAAATATTCCCACCAGGAAGTGGTGCTAAATTAATCTTTAATACAACTGCTACTATAAAACCCTTTGATGCTGGTTCTCAAATTGTTTCCGCTCTCACAGTTACAGATTTTTATCATCTTTTAGAAAAGAAAAATATGTTACCTTTAATTTTATTTTCTATTTTCTTTGGTTTTGCTATAAATTTAATTGGAGAAAAAGGAGAAATTATAACCAAGGGATTAAATGCTCTTTCTGAAGCATTTTTAAAAATGATTGGAATTTTTATGTTTTATGCACCCATTGGTCTTGGAGCATACTTTGCAAATCTAGTTGGAGTTTTTGGAAAAGATCTATTAGGTGCTTATGGAAAAGCTATGGGTATTTATTATCCTCTTTGCTTTTTATACTTTATAATTTTATTTCCAATTTATGGATATATTGCTGGGGGAAAAAAGGGAGTTTTTTCTCTTAAAAATTTGTTAGCCCCAGCTTTAACTTCCCTTGCAACTCAAAGTAGTATGGCCACTCTTCCTGTGAATTTAAAAGCTGCTGAAAATATTGGAGTTCCTGAGGATATTAGAAATATTGTTCTTCCCATAGGTGCTTCAGCTCATATGGATGGTACATGTTTAAGTTCTATTTTAAAAATTTCATTTCTTTTTGGAATATTCAATATTCCCTTTGAAGGCACAACTACATATTTAACTGCTATTTTGCTTTCAATTATGGGTGGTGTTGTTATGTCAGGTATTCCTGGAGGAGGATTAATAGGAGAGATGTTAATTGTTAATATATATGGATTCCCTCCTGAAGCTTTTCCTATTATTGCAACCATAGGATATTTAGTTGATCCCCCTGCTACTATGATAAATGCCACAGGGGATACTGTGGCTGCAATGCTTGTAGCTAGAATTGTTGAGGGTAAAAATTGGTGTCAGTACAAAAAAGAAAAAAATGCAAATAAAAAAAAGAATTTTATAATTTCTTCCGTAGAATAA
- a CDS encoding WYL domain-containing protein: MEKKLRVTLPKHIGEIIESDTEEFKVTKNFLFNYIFENLKNEKLIEDYDKDGEKTVVQFNLNKKNRENYYDFLEEKNIQIEANFFRRLFMKYGNFSKKKRERFIFKGIVERVEIGIEEKRNIKITFMDGKEKKVEPYYIGSSELEIANYIFSYDLDSEKFKNYRLNNIKSVYVTREKFKEREKAFIEKVKNNFDPFLSEGKKIKVKLSETGQKMFRDLKVNRPKVIKKDKDVYELQCSEEKAKRYFTYFLDEVEILEPLVLREWFKEKYKKAVEVYN; this comes from the coding sequence ATGGAAAAAAAATTAAGAGTAACATTACCAAAACATATAGGGGAAATTATTGAAAGTGACACTGAGGAATTTAAAGTTACAAAAAATTTCCTATTTAATTATATATTTGAAAATTTAAAAAATGAAAAATTAATTGAAGATTATGATAAGGATGGGGAAAAAACTGTTGTTCAATTTAATTTAAATAAAAAAAATAGAGAGAATTATTATGATTTTTTAGAAGAAAAAAATATTCAAATTGAAGCTAATTTTTTTAGAAGACTGTTTATGAAATATGGAAATTTTTCTAAGAAAAAAAGAGAAAGATTTATTTTTAAGGGAATAGTGGAAAGAGTTGAAATAGGAATTGAAGAGAAACGAAATATAAAAATAACTTTTATGGATGGGAAAGAAAAAAAAGTTGAACCATACTATATAGGAAGTTCAGAACTAGAAATAGCTAACTATATTTTTTCCTATGATTTAGATTCTGAAAAATTTAAAAATTATAGATTAAATAATATAAAATCTGTTTATGTAACTAGGGAAAAATTTAAAGAAAGAGAAAAAGCTTTTATTGAAAAGGTTAAAAATAATTTTGATCCATTTTTATCTGAGGGAAAAAAGATAAAGGTTAAATTAAGTGAAACAGGACAAAAAATGTTTAGGGATTTAAAAGTAAATAGACCTAAAGTTATAAAAAAAGATAAGGATGTATATGAACTTCAATGTTCAGAGGAAAAGGCTAAAAGATATTTTACATATTTTTTAGATGAAGTGGAAATTTTAGAGCCCTTAGTTTTAAGAGAGTGGTTTAAAGAAAAATACAAAAAAGCAGTAGAGGTCTATAACTAG